One stretch of Streptomyces hygroscopicus DNA includes these proteins:
- a CDS encoding Site-specific recombinase — MRLHAHSDDVTLTVTLPADYLPEIADAAERINDTMPAHAQKPMTRNRATGTRVDAVCAPAGHRQMGMAAGGWSLGPRLTVESTLHL; from the coding sequence GTGCGGCTGCATGCACACAGTGACGACGTCACCCTGACGGTCACCCTCCCCGCCGACTACCTGCCCGAGATCGCCGACGCCGCAGAGAGGATCAACGACACCATGCCCGCCCACGCGCAGAAGCCCATGACCCGGAACCGGGCCACGGGCACACGTGTGGATGCTGTCTGTGCCCCGGCGGGGCACAGACAGATGGGAATGGCGGCGGGTGGGTGGTCGCTGGGACCACGCCTCACTGTCGAGTCGACGCTGCACCTATGA
- a CDS encoding transposase, with translation MILIGVDPHKSTHTATAVDPVSNQQRGSLKIEATLAEYRRLLTWARRWPQRTWVVENANGLGRHLAQWLIARGESVADVPPSATSRIRRLTRGGGRKNDRIDAAATATAYVHGDGREVEAEGHTTALALLDERRVNLTQARVRAVNQLHAVLRDLLPGGAPPQLSADQAATLLRTVRPAGDVEQVRRHLARDLVAEIRALDKRLAENAAHMEELVGSSGSTLTNTPGVGPVLAARLVGRVGRASRFATAAAFANYTGAAPIEIASADKARHRLSRSGDRQLNSVLHTIAVVQIRMPSSSGHAYYQRKLSEGKTPREAKRCLKRRLADHVWRVMTADERRSKQQLSQVT, from the coding sequence GTGATACTGATCGGCGTTGATCCGCACAAGTCCACTCACACTGCTACCGCCGTCGACCCTGTTTCGAATCAGCAGAGGGGTTCGCTGAAGATCGAAGCGACCCTGGCGGAGTACCGGCGGCTCCTGACCTGGGCCCGCCGCTGGCCGCAGCGCACGTGGGTGGTGGAGAACGCCAACGGGCTCGGCCGCCACCTGGCGCAGTGGCTCATCGCCCGCGGGGAGAGCGTCGCCGACGTTCCACCCTCGGCGACCAGCCGCATCCGTCGGCTCACCCGTGGCGGCGGCCGCAAGAACGACCGGATCGACGCCGCCGCCACGGCTACGGCCTACGTGCACGGGGACGGCCGCGAAGTGGAGGCGGAAGGCCACACCACGGCCCTGGCCTTGCTCGACGAGCGACGTGTCAATCTCACTCAGGCCCGGGTTCGCGCCGTCAATCAGCTGCACGCGGTGCTGCGTGATCTCCTGCCCGGCGGGGCTCCGCCACAGCTGTCAGCGGACCAGGCCGCCACGTTGCTGCGCACGGTTCGCCCTGCCGGCGACGTCGAGCAGGTCCGCAGGCACCTTGCCCGTGACCTGGTCGCGGAGATCCGCGCGCTGGACAAACGGCTGGCCGAGAACGCCGCACATATGGAGGAACTCGTTGGGTCCTCGGGCAGCACGCTGACAAATACGCCCGGTGTCGGGCCGGTGCTGGCGGCGCGGCTCGTCGGACGCGTCGGACGAGCCAGCCGGTTCGCCACCGCCGCGGCGTTCGCGAACTACACCGGCGCTGCCCCGATCGAGATCGCCAGCGCGGACAAGGCACGCCACCGGCTCTCACGCTCCGGTGACCGTCAGCTCAACTCCGTCCTCCACACCATCGCGGTCGTCCAGATCAGGATGCCGAGCTCCTCTGGGCATGCCTACTACCAGCGGAAACTCTCGGAAGGGAAAACACCCAGGGAAGCCAAACGCTGCCTGAAACGCCGGCTCGCCGACCACGTGTGGCGCGTGATGACCGCCGACGAACGCAGGTCCAAACAGCAGCTATCTCAGGTGACTTGA
- a CDS encoding transposase yields MPAPRKYPLELRDRGVRMYRAAEPKPVIRRMAEELGVHHEALRTWIRQAEADAGEREDLLTTAESEELMALRKENAQLKRANEVLRTASAFFAAQLGPTRPR; encoded by the coding sequence ATGCCTGCCCCGAGGAAATACCCGCTGGAGTTGCGTGACCGCGGGGTCCGCATGTATCGCGCCGCCGAGCCGAAGCCCGTCATCCGCCGCATGGCCGAGGAACTCGGGGTGCACCACGAAGCCCTGCGCACCTGGATCCGGCAGGCCGAGGCCGACGCCGGCGAGCGGGAGGACCTGCTCACCACCGCCGAGAGTGAGGAGCTGATGGCCTTACGTAAGGAGAACGCCCAGCTCAAGCGGGCGAACGAGGTGCTGCGGACGGCCTCGGCTTTTTTCGCGGCCCAGCTCGGCCCGACCCGGCCCAGGTGA
- a CDS encoding transposase, whose amino-acid sequence MTDGTRADHYRPLWRLRRRRGHAHQCRLELSTQTLTFLTGLLSAQLKKIRSRWRKRPAGRIAVIVLAALRHDQRLADLAGGNGLSRTTVDRWLKEMLDLLAARAPGWSGCWRKSPGRVAASS is encoded by the coding sequence TTGACCGACGGGACACGCGCCGATCACTACCGCCCGCTCTGGCGACTACGACGACGCCGCGGCCACGCTCACCAGTGTCGGCTGGAGCTGTCCACGCAGACCCTCACCTTCCTGACCGGGCTGCTGTCCGCCCAGCTGAAGAAGATCCGCTCGCGATGGCGCAAGCGTCCGGCCGGGCGGATCGCGGTGATCGTGCTGGCCGCGCTGCGGCATGACCAGCGGCTTGCCGACCTCGCCGGCGGCAACGGCCTCTCGCGCACCACCGTGGACCGTTGGCTGAAGGAGATGCTCGACCTGCTGGCCGCGCGGGCCCCAGGCTGGAGCGGGTGCTGGCGAAAATCGCCCGGGCGGGTGGCAGCGTCGTCCTGA
- a CDS encoding short-chain dehydrogenase/reductase SDR: MQDLSRLSGTTALVTGASGGIGAEFAARLAQRGADLILVARSGDKLETLASSLRSAHGVRVLTEKLDLSEPEAPRAMFEWTVEHGLEIGFLVNNAGGGVGGAAAKADPAVVAAMVNLNGQAVVENTIRFLPGMVSRGRGTIVNVTSASAFMPTPYLAAYGGSKAMAQSFTLAVSAEVADAGVRVLAVSPGVTVTGQKSEDILPAMARLGGLRQPEQVVTTAFRALGSRKALVVDGRRNALFARLVQRLPDRTTRALGRRLATRLTGF; this comes from the coding sequence ATGCAGGACCTGTCTCGTCTGTCCGGTACCACGGCGCTGGTTACGGGGGCGTCGGGCGGTATAGGCGCCGAGTTCGCCGCCAGGCTCGCCCAGCGTGGTGCGGACCTCATCCTCGTCGCCCGATCGGGCGACAAACTGGAGACGCTCGCCTCGTCCCTGCGCTCCGCACACGGAGTGCGCGTGCTGACGGAGAAGCTGGACCTGTCCGAGCCCGAGGCGCCTCGGGCAATGTTCGAGTGGACCGTCGAGCACGGGCTAGAGATCGGTTTCCTCGTGAACAACGCAGGCGGCGGTGTCGGCGGGGCAGCGGCGAAAGCCGACCCGGCGGTCGTCGCAGCGATGGTGAACCTGAACGGGCAAGCCGTGGTGGAAAACACGATCCGCTTCCTGCCGGGCATGGTCTCACGTGGCCGTGGAACAATCGTGAACGTCACGAGCGCTTCCGCGTTCATGCCCACGCCCTACCTGGCCGCCTACGGCGGGAGCAAGGCGATGGCGCAGTCATTCACACTGGCGGTCAGTGCCGAGGTCGCCGACGCGGGCGTCCGGGTGCTGGCGGTCTCCCCGGGAGTGACCGTCACAGGGCAGAAGTCCGAGGACATCCTGCCCGCAATGGCGAGATTGGGCGGGCTGCGGCAGCCGGAGCAAGTCGTCACCACCGCTTTCCGCGCACTGGGCTCGCGCAAGGCGTTGGTGGTCGACGGCCGCCGCAACGCGCTGTTCGCCCGCCTGGTCCAACGCCTGCCGGATCGGACGACCCGCGCACTGGGACGCCGACTGGCAACGAGGCTCACCGGCTTTTGA
- a CDS encoding integrase — protein sequence MPKRRGRPRTIRSIRALVLRLARENASWGYRRIHGELAALGIKVAASTVWEILREHGIPPAPERQNTTWADFLRSPAKALLSCDLFEVRTLTGARLYVFAVIEHTTRHIRILGATAHPTADWIVQLGRNLLMDLEDAGSRARFLIRDRDSKITTAFDTLMTDAGLNVVTTGIRIPRMNPLIERWIQTCRTELLDRTLIWNQGHLLHALREYESFYNEHRPHRALKNAAPCRPLPTPIPQQAQLTHLEVHRRDRLGGTLHQYQHTARAARMIYRHPQVRRSSQTSRWASWWRASARRSAEGVPTAVPRGAAEAGSSAL from the coding sequence ATGCCCAAGCGGCGTGGACGCCCACGCACCATCCGCTCGATCCGCGCCCTCGTCCTGCGCCTGGCCAGAGAGAACGCCTCGTGGGGGTATCGCCGGATCCACGGCGAACTCGCGGCGCTGGGGATCAAGGTCGCCGCCTCAACGGTCTGGGAGATCCTCCGCGAGCACGGCATCCCACCCGCACCCGAACGGCAGAACACCACCTGGGCCGACTTCCTCCGCAGCCCGGCCAAGGCCCTTCTCTCCTGCGATCTCTTCGAAGTCCGAACGCTGACAGGGGCGCGCCTGTACGTCTTCGCCGTCATCGAGCACACCACCAGGCACATCCGGATCCTCGGCGCCACCGCACACCCCACCGCGGACTGGATCGTGCAGCTCGGACGCAACCTCCTCATGGACCTCGAAGACGCCGGCAGCAGGGCACGGTTCCTCATCCGCGACCGCGACTCGAAGATCACAACCGCCTTCGACACCCTGATGACCGACGCCGGTCTCAATGTCGTCACCACCGGCATTCGGATACCCCGGATGAACCCGCTCATCGAGCGCTGGATACAAACCTGCCGCACCGAACTCCTGGACCGGACCCTGATCTGGAACCAGGGCCACCTCCTCCACGCCCTGCGCGAGTATGAATCCTTCTACAACGAACACCGCCCGCACCGGGCACTGAAAAACGCCGCCCCATGCCGCCCACTACCCACACCCATCCCCCAACAAGCCCAGCTCACCCACCTGGAAGTCCACAGACGAGACCGACTCGGCGGAACCCTCCACCAGTATCAGCACACCGCCCGAGCTGCGCGGATGATTTATCGGCACCCGCAGGTGCGCCGGTCATCTCAGACAAGTAGGTGGGCGAGTTGGTGGCGGGCGTCGGCGCGCAGGTCCGCGGAAGGCGTGCCTACGGCCGTTCCCAGGGGCGCTGCTGAGGCGGGATCGTCCGCGTTATGA
- a CDS encoding integrase: MLPRLAYLAVSNTRAFLRLLPMSDRDKDIEILVLRHQLLLLQSRIGKPALTDSDRAILAGLLHHLPKDRLRHLLLLVRPETVMR; this comes from the coding sequence GTGCTGCCGCGCCTGGCCTATCTCGCCGTGAGCAACACCCGGGCGTTCCTACGCCTTCTGCCGATGAGCGACAGAGACAAGGACATCGAGATCCTCGTGCTCCGGCACCAACTGCTGCTCCTGCAAAGCCGAATCGGCAAGCCTGCCCTCACCGACAGCGACCGCGCCATCCTCGCCGGACTGCTCCACCACCTGCCCAAAGACAGACTGCGGCACCTTCTGCTGCTGGTCCGCCCCGAGACGGTCATGCGCTGA
- a CDS encoding phosphotransferase gives MTTRTSSSRRPPPAPPSSASPSPAGRSANSTPTSAARTDASSASGREALRCLLRRRGITFQRTKTWKESPDPERDAKLDRIEHVLEHFPDRVFAFDEFGPLGIRPTAGSCWAKQGSPDRLPATYHRTQGVTYFHGCYSVGDDRLWGVNRRRKGTASPPTHRRIQRTLVSILTTHRALLSRLLPDDKPDDLAVRQGQFHNVVIGSDRVVCLPRTRAAAARVPQRAAALHALAGLDLGFRTPEPLLQGGAHGTDEAPFLVLSRIPGEPLETDALNDAQVVNTVAAQYAMLLSALARAGTEETVRAALPQASEGQWRRFAENVRAALFQHMSDSGRLRAERELTALDSLPHLTRAVVHGDLGAENVLWEWTHGLPHLSGVLDWNDVTLSDPAEDLAAIGASYVPELLERVLALGSWSNHGLLTRIAAIRGTFALQQALYAIRDGDEEELADGLADYR, from the coding sequence ATGACGACGAGGACTTCGTCGTCCAGACGGCCACCACCCGCCCCACCAAGCTCGGCCAGCCCTTCACCCGCTGGTCGATCCGCAAACTCGACGCCTACCTCCGCCGCGCGCACGGACGCGTCATCCGCATCGGGCCGCGAAGCCTTACGGTGCCTGCTCCGCCGCCGCGGCATCACCTTCCAGCGCACCAAGACCTGGAAGGAGTCCCCCGACCCCGAACGCGACGCCAAGCTCGACCGGATCGAGCACGTCCTGGAGCACTTCCCGGACCGGGTCTTCGCCTTCGACGAGTTCGGGCCGCTGGGGATCCGGCCCACCGCGGGCTCCTGCTGGGCGAAGCAGGGCAGCCCCGACCGCCTGCCGGCGACCTACCACCGCACCCAGGGCGTCACCTACTTCCACGGCTGCTACTCCGTGGGCGACGACCGGCTGTGGGGCGTCAACCGGCGCCGCAAGGGCACCGCATCGCCTCCGACCCATCGAAGGATCCAGAGGACACTCGTGAGCATCCTCACGACGCATCGCGCTCTGCTGAGCCGTCTGCTGCCCGACGACAAACCGGACGACCTGGCAGTACGTCAGGGGCAATTCCACAACGTAGTCATTGGCTCAGACCGCGTCGTGTGCCTGCCTCGCACCCGGGCAGCGGCCGCCCGGGTGCCCCAGCGGGCGGCCGCACTACACGCACTCGCCGGCCTCGACCTCGGCTTCCGCACACCTGAGCCGCTGCTCCAGGGCGGCGCCCACGGCACCGACGAGGCGCCGTTCCTGGTACTCAGCCGCATTCCCGGGGAACCGCTGGAGACCGACGCACTCAACGATGCCCAAGTGGTCAACACCGTGGCGGCGCAGTACGCCATGCTGCTGTCCGCTCTGGCCCGTGCCGGCACCGAAGAGACGGTACGAGCAGCTCTCCCTCAGGCATCAGAAGGCCAGTGGCGGCGGTTCGCGGAGAACGTGCGCGCGGCGCTGTTCCAGCACATGTCCGACAGCGGACGCCTACGGGCCGAGCGGGAACTTACAGCACTCGACAGCCTTCCCCACCTCACCCGAGCAGTGGTGCATGGCGACCTCGGTGCCGAAAACGTCCTATGGGAGTGGACGCACGGCCTGCCGCACCTCTCCGGAGTACTCGACTGGAACGACGTCACACTCAGCGACCCAGCCGAGGACCTCGCAGCCATCGGCGCCAGCTACGTCCCTGAGCTCCTGGAGCGGGTGCTCGCCCTGGGCAGCTGGTCAAACCACGGACTCCTCACCCGCATAGCCGCGATCCGCGGCACATTCGCCCTGCAGCAAGCCCTCTACGCAATCCGCGACGGCGACGAAGAAGAACTCGCGGACGGCCTGGCCGACTACCGCTGA
- a CDS encoding DNA-binding protein, protein MKHSAWKTRRAKELADEETGLAPQAQQIYDETGLAIEIGRTVYQRRTELGWSQTELARRAGMTQPAIARLETSLTLPSTRTLLRVATAMGQPLHITIGHAA, encoded by the coding sequence GTGAAGCACTCCGCGTGGAAGACCCGCCGTGCCAAGGAACTGGCCGACGAGGAGACCGGCCTCGCCCCTCAGGCTCAGCAGATCTACGACGAAACCGGGCTGGCCATCGAAATCGGCCGCACCGTCTACCAGCGCCGCACCGAACTGGGCTGGTCCCAGACCGAACTCGCCCGCCGCGCCGGGATGACCCAGCCTGCCATCGCCCGCCTGGAGACCAGCCTCACCCTCCCCTCTACCCGAACCCTGCTGCGCGTGGCAACCGCCATGGGCCAGCCTCTCCACATCACCATCGGCCACGCCGCCTGA
- a CDS encoding transposase, with protein sequence MLGLKLEDEGFHFSVLSGFRTLLVEHSREQVVLDRLLSRLSGLGFLRAGGRVRTDATSLRRAPSRPSRYCAVQPDTVLTAWKCPIRRQTPRGFTPP encoded by the coding sequence ATGCTGGGGCTGAAGCTGGAGGACGAGGGCTTCCACTTCTCCGTCCTCTCCGGCTTCCGGACACTCCTGGTTGAGCACAGCCGCGAGCAGGTGGTCCTGGACCGGCTGCTGTCCCGGCTGTCCGGGCTGGGTTTCCTGCGCGCGGGCGGACGTGTACGCACGGACGCCACTTCTCTACGTCGAGCCCCCAGCCGCCCCTCTCGCTACTGCGCCGTACAGCCCGATACCGTGCTCACGGCCTGGAAGTGCCCCATCCGCCGGCAGACACCAAGGGGCTTTACACCTCCTTGA
- a CDS encoding type III effector protein translates to MTAADQPPTISTDTHSPASFLAASAALNAIDDALRNAQHEAPSAPDTGPGPEQALASLMLLRQVREQLAGWETGLIETARDAGASWADLAQPLGVASRQAAERRYLRGRPGAAGTTGEQRVTATRQARAAERSTATWARRNAADLRRLAGQITALTDLPPAARRPVSELHAALAHDDPADLIAPLTAARPHLAAAHPDLAARLDTLTTQ, encoded by the coding sequence GTGACCGCAGCCGACCAGCCGCCCACGATCAGCACCGACACCCACAGCCCGGCGTCATTCCTCGCCGCCTCGGCGGCCCTTAACGCCATAGACGACGCCTTGCGCAATGCTCAGCACGAGGCCCCGAGCGCCCCCGATACCGGGCCGGGCCCAGAGCAGGCCCTGGCCTCCCTGATGCTGCTGCGGCAGGTCCGCGAGCAGCTCGCCGGATGGGAGACCGGCCTGATCGAAACGGCCCGCGACGCGGGAGCCAGCTGGGCCGACCTCGCCCAGCCCCTCGGTGTCGCCAGCCGTCAAGCCGCCGAGCGCCGCTACCTGCGCGGCCGCCCCGGAGCCGCCGGGACCACCGGCGAGCAGCGCGTAACGGCCACCCGCCAGGCCCGGGCCGCCGAACGGAGCACCGCCACCTGGGCCCGCCGTAACGCCGCCGACCTGCGCCGCCTCGCCGGCCAGATCACCGCACTCACCGACCTTCCCCCCGCCGCCCGTCGCCCTGTCAGCGAGCTCCACGCGGCCCTCGCCCACGACGACCCCGCCGACCTCATCGCCCCCCTGACCGCCGCCCGCCCCCACCTGGCCGCCGCCCACCCCGACCTCGCCGCCCGGCTCGACACCCTCACAACCCAGTAG
- a CDS encoding heat-shock protein Hsp20, whose product MLMRTDPFRELDRLTQQLMGPGTWSRPSAMPMDAYREGDEYVVAFDLPGVTADAIDIDVERNMLTVKAERRPVAKADDVQMELSERPLGAFSRQLVLADTLDTEHIKADYDAGVLTLRIPIAERAKPRKISIGVGTGHKEISG is encoded by the coding sequence ATGTTGATGCGCACTGACCCCTTCCGTGAGCTGGACCGGCTGACGCAGCAGCTGATGGGCCCGGGTACTTGGTCGAGGCCGTCGGCGATGCCGATGGACGCCTACCGCGAGGGCGACGAGTACGTCGTGGCCTTCGACCTGCCTGGCGTCACTGCGGACGCGATCGACATCGACGTCGAACGGAACATGCTCACCGTCAAGGCCGAGCGACGGCCGGTGGCGAAGGCCGACGACGTGCAGATGGAACTGTCCGAGCGGCCGCTGGGCGCCTTCTCCCGCCAGCTCGTGCTCGCCGACACCCTCGACACTGAGCACATCAAGGCCGACTACGACGCGGGCGTGCTCACTCTGCGCATCCCGATCGCCGAGCGCGCCAAGCCCCGCAAGATCTCCATCGGCGTCGGGACCGGCCACAAGGAGATCTCCGGCTGA
- a CDS encoding putative DNA integrase/recombinase, producing MERWLAGGAEEAGRDWTRLPMQWLSEHQRARKYDRADLCCGMIPLLGGQVVRPAYRWLLRQRPSQLLAHIRSVPAGLTALKDQYTATGHAGANDCNNALNRVTWIVTAKGGTVHDVTIGDCVELQHAIGEHQTNGYQGEHLFYALLAGLGVFGPDAPHG from the coding sequence ATGGAGCGCTGGTTGGCCGGCGGAGCCGAGGAAGCCGGTCGGGACTGGACACGGCTGCCGATGCAGTGGCTGTCCGAGCACCAGCGGGCACGCAAGTACGACCGTGCCGATCTCTGCTGCGGCATGATCCCGCTGCTGGGCGGACAAGTCGTACGCCCCGCCTACCGGTGGCTGCTGCGGCAGCGACCTTCCCAACTGCTGGCGCACATCCGCAGCGTCCCCGCCGGTCTCACGGCGCTCAAGGACCAGTACACCGCCACCGGCCACGCCGGGGCCAACGACTGCAACAACGCGCTCAATCGCGTCACCTGGATCGTGACCGCCAAGGGCGGCACCGTCCACGACGTCACCATCGGCGACTGCGTCGAGCTACAGCACGCCATCGGCGAGCATCAGACCAACGGCTACCAAGGCGAGCACCTCTTCTACGCGCTCCTCGCGGGGCTCGGCGTCTTCGGCCCTGACGCCCCCCACGGCTGA
- a CDS encoding transposase: MIAVVVAAATAHENAVGITLLEKVADDTGAVKKALVDQSFTNAVVAHGEKVGIEVEAEERDPAQTGFVPQAKRWIVELVRDYEYQLRTAESRVYWAMTAMIQRRPTGAAAPTWRTA; encoded by the coding sequence GTGATCGCGGTGGTCGTCGCGGCCGCGACGGCGCACGAGAACGCCGTCGGCATCACGCTGCTGGAGAAGGTCGCCGACGACACCGGCGCCGTCAAGAAAGCTCTGGTCGACCAGAGCTTCACGAACGCCGTGGTCGCGCACGGGGAGAAGGTGGGCATCGAGGTCGAGGCCGAGGAGCGCGATCCGGCGCAGACCGGGTTCGTTCCCCAGGCCAAGCGGTGGATCGTGGAGCTGGTGCGCGACTACGAGTACCAGCTCCGCACCGCCGAGTCGCGGGTGTACTGGGCGATGACCGCGATGATACAGCGCCGGCCGACCGGGGCCGCCGCACCGACCTGGCGCACCGCATGA
- a CDS encoding transposase, with translation MSERQPYKSYLSDERWALIEPVITAWQPRHRSVNGHQGNYDMREIVNALLYQSRTGCQWDYSPTTCPLPVR, from the coding sequence GTGAGTGAGCGCCAGCCCTACAAGAGCTACTTGTCCGACGAGCGCTGGGCCCTGATCGAGCCCGTGATCACCGCCTGGCAGCCCCGGCATCGCTCCGTCAACGGCCACCAGGGCAACTACGACATGCGGGAGATCGTCAACGCCCTGCTGTACCAGTCCCGCACCGGCTGCCAGTGGGACTACTCCCCCACGACCTGCCCCCTGCCGGTGCGGTGA
- a CDS encoding iron-sulfur binding protein, translating to MTSLPTGYAPSSYWMSSAPGPSHPALDPGGEGSAPDVEVAVVGGGIAGICTAWELARAGRRVALVEAARLAAGITGHTTAKLSAFQGLAYQEIRGVRGEEAARLYARSQADAVDRVRQVADELGIDCDLEECPAFTYAEGEQALEQVRAEAEAASSAGLDASFTTGTDLPFPVAGAIEVAGQAQFHPRKYLLALVEDLVARGGLVFEHSRVVSLNEGHPCRLTTDRGARLRARDVVVATAYPIFDRALLFPRLEVKRELVVAAVLPSDRAPHGMYLTPENGTRSVRTAPYRPGQRLLIVTGEKFTPGVGGVEQRYARLIDWTHDRFPGAEPAFRWAAQDNWTTDHVPYVGPLHPASRHAFVATGFAGWGMTGGVLTGRLLAGRLTGRPVPWEGLYDPRRLNPVREAPALLKVQATVARHFIGDRLSGDGTDAVRDIPPGGGAVVRLGGRQRAVHRDEGGELHTLSACCTHLGCLVRFNDAERTWECPCHGSRFAIDGSVLQGPAVRPLKWIGDPGPGGREPGDDMEDTG from the coding sequence ATGACGAGTCTTCCCACCGGGTACGCGCCCTCGTCGTACTGGATGTCATCGGCACCGGGACCGTCCCACCCGGCCCTGGATCCCGGCGGGGAAGGCAGCGCTCCTGATGTCGAGGTCGCCGTGGTCGGCGGGGGCATTGCGGGTATCTGCACGGCCTGGGAACTGGCCCGTGCCGGGCGCCGGGTGGCATTGGTGGAAGCGGCCCGGCTGGCCGCCGGGATTACGGGGCACACGACAGCCAAGCTCTCCGCCTTCCAGGGCCTGGCGTACCAGGAGATCCGTGGCGTGCGCGGGGAGGAGGCCGCCCGGCTCTATGCCAGGTCACAGGCCGACGCCGTGGACCGGGTACGGCAGGTGGCTGACGAGCTGGGAATCGACTGCGATCTGGAGGAGTGCCCCGCCTTCACCTATGCCGAAGGCGAGCAGGCCCTGGAGCAGGTGCGGGCCGAGGCGGAGGCCGCGTCGTCGGCCGGGCTGGACGCCTCGTTCACGACCGGGACCGATCTGCCCTTCCCGGTCGCGGGAGCGATAGAGGTGGCGGGGCAGGCGCAGTTCCACCCCCGGAAATACCTGCTGGCGCTGGTGGAGGACCTGGTCGCGCGAGGCGGCCTGGTCTTCGAGCACTCGCGCGTGGTGAGCCTCAACGAGGGCCATCCGTGCCGCCTGACCACCGACCGCGGAGCGCGGTTGCGGGCCCGCGACGTGGTGGTGGCGACGGCCTACCCGATCTTCGACCGGGCCTTGCTCTTTCCCCGTCTGGAAGTGAAGCGGGAGCTGGTCGTCGCAGCCGTGCTCCCCTCCGACCGTGCTCCGCACGGCATGTATCTCACGCCCGAGAACGGCACCCGCTCGGTGCGCACCGCGCCGTACCGGCCTGGGCAGCGGTTGCTCATCGTCACCGGGGAGAAGTTCACCCCCGGTGTCGGTGGCGTCGAGCAGCGCTACGCGCGGCTGATCGACTGGACGCACGACCGTTTTCCCGGCGCCGAACCTGCCTTCCGCTGGGCGGCGCAGGACAACTGGACCACCGATCACGTGCCCTATGTGGGCCCGCTGCACCCCGCCTCCCGCCATGCCTTCGTGGCCACGGGGTTCGCCGGGTGGGGCATGACCGGCGGCGTGCTGACCGGCAGGCTGCTGGCCGGGCGGCTCACGGGGCGGCCGGTGCCGTGGGAGGGTCTGTACGATCCGCGGCGGCTGAATCCGGTACGCGAGGCACCCGCACTGCTGAAGGTTCAGGCCACTGTCGCACGCCATTTCATCGGCGACCGGCTGTCCGGGGACGGCACCGACGCGGTACGGGACATCCCGCCCGGTGGCGGGGCGGTCGTCCGCCTCGGCGGGCGGCAGCGGGCGGTCCACCGTGATGAGGGGGGTGAGTTGCACACGCTGTCGGCCTGCTGCACTCACCTGGGCTGCCTGGTGCGGTTCAACGACGCCGAGCGGACCTGGGAATGCCCCTGTCATGGCTCGCGGTTCGCCATCGACGGCAGTGTGCTTCAGGGCCCGGCGGTGCGCCCGCTGAAATGGATCGGGGACCCCGGGCCCGGGGGGCGCGAGCCCGGGGACGACATGGAAGACACGGGTTGA
- a CDS encoding DDE transposase, with translation MLAAVKKLTALARRKAKVKPLLPRQSGVPHGGEPQDDATVLFGEWLSTTPMLSGRPPA, from the coding sequence GTGCTGGCGGCGGTGAAGAAGCTGACCGCGCTCGCGCGGCGGAAGGCGAAGGTCAAGCCGCTGCTGCCGCGCCAGAGCGGTGTACCCCACGGTGGAGAACCGCAGGACGATGCCACCGTCCTGTTCGGCGAATGGCTCAGCACCACCCCCATGCTCAGTGGCAGACCGCCGGCCTGA
- a CDS encoding transposase Tn3: MAASTLGELLGPADEEAEAEVRRLLATRYNAVRPFLSLLGSRGR, encoded by the coding sequence ATGGCCGCCTCCACGCTGGGGGAGCTGCTCGGGCCCGCGGACGAGGAGGCCGAGGCGGAGGTGCGGCGCCTGCTGGCCACCCGATACAACGCCGTGCGCCCGTTCCTGTCCCTGCTCGGGAGTCGTGGGCGCTGA